The genomic interval TGTCCAAAGCCGACGTACCAGTAGCAGCAGAGTGAAAAGCAGTATCAGATTTACCAACATATTGGCTATAAATGCTCCCGATATACCCATGAACTTTGTAAGGATATATTGTATAAAGATAATTAATGGAAGCGGTATAGCCGCTGCTATCAGGTTAAATTTTGTTTCCTCGGCTCCTCCCATAGCTACAGTGAAGCTGAATAACTGGTATATTGACATAATTCCTAATGTTACCGATGCCAATATAATGTAGAGCAGGTTGAATTCATATTTCTTCCCATACATTAAAATAGTAAATGAAGACCAGAGGACACCTGCTAAAAACAGAACTGAAAATATAGGCAAGCAGTATTTTGCAATCTTCTTATATATTGCTTTCTTATCCATGACGGCAATTGTAGGCAGAAAAACAACACTAAATATTTCATAAAAGAAAAGTCCGAAAAGATTTCTTGTGTTTCCTATATAAACCGAGTATAGGCCTGTCTGATATGGATCACAGAAGCATTTAACAAAATACAGATCACTGCTTGTTAAAAACACGCTGAGCCCTGCACATAGCATATTAACGAAGCCGTAAGAGTAAACAAAAGCAACTGTTTTCTTTTTGAAAGCAAACCTTTTTACTCCTGTCAAAGCCAGTGAAGCAATAATAAAAAGTGTGAAAGCTATATAATTAGTAATCAGGTATGAATCTAAAGTTTTTCTCTCCATAATATAAAATTGAACTAACAAGGACACTGTAAATAAAATGACAAAGAATAATTTTGTTATACAAACCTGAATGTATTTCTTTTGCCCCCTTAAAAAGGATTCACTAATAATGTAATATGCAGTCAATATACCTAGAAGAATCGAATTTAATAGGAGCCATTTTGGGATATTGAGCAAACTACAGATCATATTGGAGAAGATATAGTATATTGCTATAAAAACAAGTGAAATAGGAATATTGCTTAGTATGGTAGTTGATATAACTTCTTCTTGATTTTTCTCATCCATGGCAGGCAAGTATTTATTCATGGATATATTTATACCCATTACCAAAGGAATCGCCAGAAAACCCGCTATGCTATTAATTATTGCAAAATCCCCTATTCTAACAGGTCCCAGCTCTCTTGCTGCTACTATAGACATGGCAATATTGACTGCCTGTGTAAAAATCTTAAATATAAAGATTATGCCCAGACTTTTTAAAAAACCGCTTAAAAGCTTATTTGACAATACATCCATACCTATCAGTCACTCCCCAGGCTAACTCCACGAGATACAGTTTCATTTTTGGGAGTAAACAATCTGGCAAACCATGAATCCACAGGCAAGTATAAAAGTAAAAGCATTAAAGGAATATGGCATAAGCAAAAGATTATGCCCTCAAAATATGTAGGATAGTGTCCGATTATAACCTTTATGTGGTGTGCATACTGTATAACCTCAGGTATCCCAACAGGATTAACAAGGTACCACATCAAATCAAGAAAGCCTGAGAAAAGAATTATTACTCCGCTTGCACCGATCTTAAAACAATTTCCCGGTGTTCCTCCACCTACTCTATAGGCAAAGCATACTGACATGATTATTGCCGGATAAAGCAGCAGATACAGTAACGTATAATATTCACTGAAGGTAGTTTCAGTAGCTTTGGGCATTTCAAGGAATCCATAATAGCTTATCCTTGGCCCCAGGTAAGCGGTATACCCCAGCAGCGGTAATAAAAGCAGTAAATATGCTTTTTTAGATTTGTTAGGGAAGTAACTTATACTTAGAATCAGGAACATAAAGCTTGTTATTTTAAAAACCACATGCCAGATCGAATCAATCTGCTGCTTATGCGGCATGACAAACCAAATCACAAGAAAGCATGCAAACCCTAATGCTCCAAACAAAACCCATAATAAATTCTCGAAAATCAAAGATTTTATATCCTTATTTGTATTCATATAACTGTACCCCATTCTATTTTTATTTCTTTTGCGACACATTCTCAACTTCTTTATCCACCTTATCGATATTGGCTGTTGATTTAACAGCATATAGAGGTCTATGTTTTACCTCATCGTATATCCGCCCTGTGTATTCTCCCAAAATTCCCAATGCAATCACACCCATTCCACTCATCATAAAGTTTATGGTAAGAAATATCCCCTGCTCACTATGATTACTTTTTAGAAAAACCAAGCTGATAAAGTTATACACAAAGATTAAAACCCCAAGGTAATACACAAATTTTAAGGGTTTGAATGAAAATGACATAATGGCATCTAATCCTAGTTTTATCAACTTCCATGGGGAATAATGGGTCTTCCCTGCAAAGCGTGCATCTCTATAATATTCAACGCTTGTAGTTTTAAACCCCAGCCAGCTTACCAATCCTCGAAAGTACCTGTTTTTTTCCTTCATGGTTTTCAACAAATCACATACTCGTCTGTCAATCAGCCTGAAATCTCCCACATCTGTAGGCATATCAATATCAGTCATCTTTTTTAACAGCCTGTAGAATGTAAATGTGGCAAATCTTTTAAAAAGAGATTCCCATTC from Pseudobacteroides sp. carries:
- a CDS encoding glycosyltransferase family 2 protein — encoded protein: MSKPIRYSVIVPLFNEEAVVLDTYKRIKSSMDSLKEAYEIVFINDGSRDRTSDIVHNVCRYDKSVKLIELSRNFGQQLAVTAGIDHCEGDAIVVIDADLQDPPEVIPKMIAKWKDGYDVVYGKRIRREWESLFKRFATFTFYRLLKKMTDIDMPTDVGDFRLIDRRVCDLLKTMKEKNRYFRGLVSWLGFKTTSVEYYRDARFAGKTHYSPWKLIKLGLDAIMSFSFKPLKFVYYLGVLIFVYNFISLVFLKSNHSEQGIFLTINFMMSGMGVIALGILGEYTGRIYDEVKHRPLYAVKSTANIDKVDKEVENVSQKK
- a CDS encoding lipopolysaccharide biosynthesis protein, with amino-acid sequence MDVLSNKLLSGFLKSLGIIFIFKIFTQAVNIAMSIVAARELGPVRIGDFAIINSIAGFLAIPLVMGINISMNKYLPAMDEKNQEEVISTTILSNIPISLVFIAIYYIFSNMICSLLNIPKWLLLNSILLGILTAYYIISESFLRGQKKYIQVCITKLFFVILFTVSLLVQFYIMERKTLDSYLITNYIAFTLFIIASLALTGVKRFAFKKKTVAFVYSYGFVNMLCAGLSVFLTSSDLYFVKCFCDPYQTGLYSVYIGNTRNLFGLFFYEIFSVVFLPTIAVMDKKAIYKKIAKYCLPIFSVLFLAGVLWSSFTILMYGKKYEFNLLYIILASVTLGIMSIYQLFSFTVAMGGAEETKFNLIAAAIPLPLIIFIQYILTKFMGISGAFIANMLVNLILLFTLLLLVRRLWTRQKFSFNG